Genomic window (Acidobacteriota bacterium):
GAACATCGTGAAACTGGCCATCGAGGGCGGGTGCAACGCCGTGGCCTCCACCCTGGGCGTCACGGGCGCCGTGGCCCGCAAATACGCCCACAAGATCCCCTTCATCGTCAAGATCAACCACAACGAACTCCTCACCTTCCCCAACAAGGCCGACCAGATCCTCTTCGCCTCCGTGGAGCAGGCGTGGGAGCTGGGCGCCGTGGCGGTGGGGGCGACCATTTATTTCGGTTCGGACGAGAGCGGCCGGCAGATCGTCGAGATCTCGGAAGCCTTCCAGGCCGCCCACGAACTGGGGCTGGGGACGGTGCTCTGGTGCTACCTGCGGAACAACGCCTTCAAGATCGAGGGGAAGGACTACCACGTCAGCTCCGACCTGTCCGGCCAGGCCAACCACCTCGGCGCCACGATCCAGGCGGACATCATCAAGCAGAAGATGCCGGAGCGCAACGGCGGCTACGAGGCCCTGAACATGGGCAAGTCCGACTACGGCAAGTTCGACCGCCGGATCTACACCGACCTCTGCAGCGAGCACCCCATCGACCTGTGCCGCTACCAGGTGATCAACAACTACCTGGGGCGCATCGGTCTCATCAACTCGGGCGGGGCCGCCGGGAAGCAGGACATCCTGGACGCGGTGAAAACGGCCGTCGTCAACAAGCGGGCCGGCGGCATGGGCCTGATCAGCGGCCGGAAGGCGTTCCAGAAACCCATGAAGGAGGGCGTCAAGCTCCTCAACGCCATCCAGGACGTCTACCTCTGCAAGGACGTGGAAGTGGCCTGACCCGAAAACGGTGCGGCCCGGGGCGCGCAAAGCCCGCGGCCGGACCGCCGGGGGAGGATTTGACGATGAAATGCCCTTTCTGCGGACACCTGGGCGACAAAGTCGTGGACTCGCGCGAGAGCCGCAACGGCGACAGTACCCGGCGCCGGCGGGAGTGCCTCTCCTGCGGGCGCCGCTTCACCTCCTACGAGCGCATCGAGGAGATCCCGCTGGTGGTGGTGAAGAAGGACGGG
Coding sequences:
- a CDS encoding class I fructose-bisphosphate aldolase; amino-acid sequence: MTIDQIREVLGPEADHLLGFNNPKIPRESLHLPGPDWIDRIFGPSDRNINVLKNLAWIFNAGRLAGTGYVSILPVDQGVEHSGGASFAPNPEYFDPENIVKLAIEGGCNAVASTLGVTGAVARKYAHKIPFIVKINHNELLTFPNKADQILFASVEQAWELGAVAVGATIYFGSDESGRQIVEISEAFQAAHELGLGTVLWCYLRNNAFKIEGKDYHVSSDLSGQANHLGATIQADIIKQKMPERNGGYEALNMGKSDYGKFDRRIYTDLCSEHPIDLCRYQVINNYLGRIGLINSGGAAGKQDILDAVKTAVVNKRAGGMGLISGRKAFQKPMKEGVKLLNAIQDVYLCKDVEVA